Proteins encoded by one window of Lycium barbarum isolate Lr01 chromosome 11, ASM1917538v2, whole genome shotgun sequence:
- the LOC132620062 gene encoding uncharacterized protein LOC132620062, with translation MPTGSAVNSKNTKWELPPLDTIKCNIDASYDIHTGLAGVGMVLRDHLGQFIAGKTIFIGRVARPLLAEIIGQALEGNLVNYSYFDALVFCCKILIKELLFFSLSSVKKLANQVARCLAKASASMSGSMEWNTISPSLITDVLAFDLNNT, from the exons ATGCCTACTGGTAGTGCAGTGAATTCTAAGAATACTAAGTGGGAACTGCCTCCACTTGACACAATCAAATGTAATATTGATGCCTCTTACGATATACATACAGGTTTGGCGGGAGTAGGCATGGTACTACGCGATCACTTGGGACAATTTATTGCTGGAAAAACTATATTCATTGGTCGTGTTGCTAGGCCCTTGTTGGCTGAGATCATAGGA CAAGCTCTGGAAGGAAATTTGGTGAATTACTCTTATTTTGATGCTTTAGTGTTTTGTTGTAAAATTCTTATCAAAGAGTTACTGTTTTTCTCTTTGTCGTCTGTTAAGAAATTAGCGAATCAGGTTGCTCGTTGTCTTGCTAAAGCATCTGCTTCTATGTCTGGTTCGATGGAGTGGAATACTATCTCTCCGTCTCTCATTACCGATGTACTCGCGTTTGACTTAAATAATACATGA
- the LOC132617189 gene encoding SUMO-conjugating enzyme SCE1-like, translated as MASQQTKFGLFPSHNIPQKYTLLIYFLRKKKKDKKQTMSGGIARGRLAEERKAWRKNHPHGFVAKPETLVDGSVNLMVWHCSIPGKTGTDWEGGYYPVTIHFSEDYPSKPPKCKFPQGFFHPNVYPSGTVCLSILNEDSGWRPAITVKQILVGIQDLLDQPNPADPAQTEGYHLFIQDAIEYKKRVRLQAKQYPPLV; from the exons ATGGCATCGCAACAAACAAAGTTTGGACTATTCCCAAGTCATAATATCCCTCAAAAATATACTTTGCTTATTTactttttgagaaaaaaaaaaaaagacaagaaaCAAACAATGTCGGGAGGTATAGCTCGTGGTCGTCTTGCTGAGGAACGCAAAGCTTGGCGCAAAAATCACCCTCAT GGGTTTGTGGCTAAACCGGAGACACTTGTGGATGGGTCAGTGAACTTGATGGTATGGCACTGTTCAATTCCTGGTAAAACTGGG ACGGATTGGGAAGGTGGTTATTATCCCGTTACGATCCACTTCAGTGAAGATTATCCTAGCAAACCACCAAAGTGCAAATTCCCGCAAGGCTTCTTCCATCCGAATGTGTATCCATCAGGAACAGTTTGCTTGTCGATCCTCAATGAAGACAGT GGTTGGAGACCAGCCATTACAGTGAAACAGATACTGGTCGGTATCCAAGACTTGTTAGATCAGCCAAACCCCGCTGATCCTGCCCAAACTGAAGGATATCATCTATTTATTCAG GATGCTATTGAGTACAAGAAGCGGGTTAGACTGCAGGCCAAGCAATATCCACCTCTGGTGTAG
- the LOC132617281 gene encoding uncharacterized protein LOC132617281 isoform X1: MKFKHVSIKNSLNSHFRNTFLYRRNLNSMATTQTLINPSTNDKVNDDDDRLCSAPTTWYGQSLHLNTNTPLRPTEQEGERQPIALNRANGYLTGEARIERAWAHWKKIGEPKHIVAPMVDNSELPFRMLCRKYGAEGAYTPMLHSRIFSENDKYRSLEFTTCKEDRPLFVQFCANDPDILLEAARRVEPYCDYVDINLGCPQRIARRGNYGAFLMDNLPLVKSLVETLANNLDVPVSCKIRVFPHLQDTLRYAKMLEDAGCSLLAVHGRTRDEKDGKKFRANWEAVKAVRDVVSIPVLANGDIRHMDDVQNCLEKTGADGVLSAESLLENPALFAGYRTAEWGSSTAGIKEDGKLDQAELLVDYLKLCEKYPVPWRMIRSHVHKMLGEWFRIQPTVREDFNQQSKLTFEFLYDLVNRLRELGVSVPLYVKETREEAVSSNGHAA; this comes from the exons ATGAAATTCAAACATGTCTCCATAAAAAATTCCCTAAATTCTCATTTCAGAAACACATTCCTGTATAGAAGAAACCTAAATTCCATGGCCACTACTCAAACCCTAATAAATCCCTCCACTAACGACAAAGTCAACGATGACGACGACCGTCTCTGCTCCGCTCCCACCACATGGTACGGACAATCTCTTCACCTTAA CACCAACACCCCACTCAGGCCAACTGAACAGGAAGGAGAGCGGCAGCCAATTGCACTGAATCGTGCGAATGGTTACTTGACGGGGGAAGCAAGGATTGAGAGAGCGTGGGCTCATTGGAAGAAGATAGGAGAGCCGAAACATATTGTTGCACCCATGGTTGATAACTCGGAGCTGCCTTTTCGTATGCTGTGTAGGAAGTATGGTGCTGAAGGTGCTTATACACCTATGCTTCACTCGCGTATCTTCTCTGAAAATGACAAGTATCGCTCTCTTGAATTTACCACCTGCAAG GAGGACcgtccactttttgttcaattcTGCGCAAATGATCCAGACATTTTGCTAGAAGCAGCTCGTAGAGTAGAGCCTTATTGTGACTATGTGGATATCAACTTGGG GTGTCCCCAACGCATTGCAAGAAGAGGGAATTACGGAGCATTCCTCATGGATAATCTGCCCCTTGTCAAGTCTCTGGTAGAAACGTTGGCTAACAATCTTGATGTTCCCGTGTCATGCAAAATCCGCGTTTTTCCTCATTTGCAAGATACACTTCGTTATGCAAAGATGTTGGAGGATGCTGGTTGTTCTCTTTTAGCAGTGCATGGCCGAACAAGGGACGAAAAAGATGGAAAGAAATTCAGAGCCAATTGGGAAGCCGTCAAGGCTGTTAGAGACGTCGTTAGTATTCCTGTCCTAGCTAATGGTGATATACGACACATGGATGATGTACAGAATTGCTTGGAAAAGACTGGTGCTGATGGGGTGCTTTCGGCAGAGTCTCTTCTTGAGAATCCAGCTTTGTTTGCAGGATATCGGACTGCTGAATGGGGATCGAGCACTGCAGGAATCAAGGAAGATGGTAAGCTAGACCAGGCTGAGTTACTCGTAGATTATTTGAAGTTGTGTGAGAAATATCCAGTGCCATGGAGAATGATCCGTTCTCATGTGCACAAGATGTTAGGAGAGTGGTTTAGAATCCAGCCAACCGTTAGAGAGGATTTCAACCAACAATCCAAACTCACCTTTGAATTCCTTTATGACTTGGTAAACCGATTAAGGGAACTTGGAGTGAGCGTACCACTTTATGTGAAGGAGACTCGGGAGGAAGCGGTATCTTCAAATGGACATGCAGCATAA
- the LOC132617281 gene encoding uncharacterized protein LOC132617281 isoform X2, which produces MKFKHVSIKNSLNSHFRNTFLYRRNLNSMATTQTLINPSTNDKVNDDDDRLCSAPTTCTNTPLRPTEQEGERQPIALNRANGYLTGEARIERAWAHWKKIGEPKHIVAPMVDNSELPFRMLCRKYGAEGAYTPMLHSRIFSENDKYRSLEFTTCKEDRPLFVQFCANDPDILLEAARRVEPYCDYVDINLGCPQRIARRGNYGAFLMDNLPLVKSLVETLANNLDVPVSCKIRVFPHLQDTLRYAKMLEDAGCSLLAVHGRTRDEKDGKKFRANWEAVKAVRDVVSIPVLANGDIRHMDDVQNCLEKTGADGVLSAESLLENPALFAGYRTAEWGSSTAGIKEDGKLDQAELLVDYLKLCEKYPVPWRMIRSHVHKMLGEWFRIQPTVREDFNQQSKLTFEFLYDLVNRLRELGVSVPLYVKETREEAVSSNGHAA; this is translated from the exons ATGAAATTCAAACATGTCTCCATAAAAAATTCCCTAAATTCTCATTTCAGAAACACATTCCTGTATAGAAGAAACCTAAATTCCATGGCCACTACTCAAACCCTAATAAATCCCTCCACTAACGACAAAGTCAACGATGACGACGACCGTCTCTGCTCCGCTCCCACCACATG CACCAACACCCCACTCAGGCCAACTGAACAGGAAGGAGAGCGGCAGCCAATTGCACTGAATCGTGCGAATGGTTACTTGACGGGGGAAGCAAGGATTGAGAGAGCGTGGGCTCATTGGAAGAAGATAGGAGAGCCGAAACATATTGTTGCACCCATGGTTGATAACTCGGAGCTGCCTTTTCGTATGCTGTGTAGGAAGTATGGTGCTGAAGGTGCTTATACACCTATGCTTCACTCGCGTATCTTCTCTGAAAATGACAAGTATCGCTCTCTTGAATTTACCACCTGCAAG GAGGACcgtccactttttgttcaattcTGCGCAAATGATCCAGACATTTTGCTAGAAGCAGCTCGTAGAGTAGAGCCTTATTGTGACTATGTGGATATCAACTTGGG GTGTCCCCAACGCATTGCAAGAAGAGGGAATTACGGAGCATTCCTCATGGATAATCTGCCCCTTGTCAAGTCTCTGGTAGAAACGTTGGCTAACAATCTTGATGTTCCCGTGTCATGCAAAATCCGCGTTTTTCCTCATTTGCAAGATACACTTCGTTATGCAAAGATGTTGGAGGATGCTGGTTGTTCTCTTTTAGCAGTGCATGGCCGAACAAGGGACGAAAAAGATGGAAAGAAATTCAGAGCCAATTGGGAAGCCGTCAAGGCTGTTAGAGACGTCGTTAGTATTCCTGTCCTAGCTAATGGTGATATACGACACATGGATGATGTACAGAATTGCTTGGAAAAGACTGGTGCTGATGGGGTGCTTTCGGCAGAGTCTCTTCTTGAGAATCCAGCTTTGTTTGCAGGATATCGGACTGCTGAATGGGGATCGAGCACTGCAGGAATCAAGGAAGATGGTAAGCTAGACCAGGCTGAGTTACTCGTAGATTATTTGAAGTTGTGTGAGAAATATCCAGTGCCATGGAGAATGATCCGTTCTCATGTGCACAAGATGTTAGGAGAGTGGTTTAGAATCCAGCCAACCGTTAGAGAGGATTTCAACCAACAATCCAAACTCACCTTTGAATTCCTTTATGACTTGGTAAACCGATTAAGGGAACTTGGAGTGAGCGTACCACTTTATGTGAAGGAGACTCGGGAGGAAGCGGTATCTTCAAATGGACATGCAGCATAA